A window of the Chthoniobacterales bacterium genome harbors these coding sequences:
- a CDS encoding L,D-transpeptidase, whose amino-acid sequence MDKRHVIHVSVADQKMLVTDRGEAVSTYPISTSKYGLSSRPGSYGTPLGKHRVARKIGHGLPLGAVLKSRRFTGEILPVDAPGRDPIVTRILWLRGVERGNGNSFSRLIYIHGTPEERNIGSPSSYGCIRMRSKDVTELFARVGVGAKVDIFRDPLAVRFPKLFKQQEHAAPAPQPAATPAEMAAIPAAAREL is encoded by the coding sequence ATGGACAAACGGCATGTGATCCATGTGAGCGTTGCCGACCAGAAAATGCTGGTCACCGACCGCGGCGAGGCGGTTTCCACCTACCCCATTTCGACTTCGAAATACGGCCTGAGTTCGCGCCCGGGCAGCTACGGCACGCCGCTGGGCAAGCACCGGGTCGCGAGAAAAATCGGCCACGGCCTGCCACTGGGTGCCGTCCTGAAATCACGGCGCTTCACCGGCGAGATTCTTCCGGTCGATGCACCCGGACGCGATCCGATCGTCACGCGCATCCTGTGGTTGCGCGGCGTGGAGCGCGGCAACGGCAACAGTTTTTCGCGGCTCATTTACATCCACGGCACACCCGAGGAACGCAACATCGGCTCGCCGTCCAGCTACGGATGCATCCGCATGCGGTCGAAGGACGTGACCGAATTGTTCGCCCGTGTCGGCGTCGGTGCGAAGGTGGATATCTTCCGCGATCCGCTGGCCGTTCGCTTCCCGAAGCTCTTCAAACAGCAGGAGCATGCTGCTCCAGCCCCGCAGCCTGCCGCGACTCCCGCAGAAATGGCGGCGATCCCGGCGGCGGCCCGCGAACTTTGA
- a CDS encoding VanZ family protein — MHPHAVEGRDRIVRPCRRRCEGGYLPRSAGRSLPEALQTAGACCSSPAACRDSRRNGGDPGGGPRTLNRLREPAESGMLRIVLTWMLWLALLAWAATILFISSLTPESLPRAAFVTWDKLNHLAAFAAGGWLAASALRSTWPERPVRGLLVSAVLLVALFGAFDEALQTFTPGRSGGDIFDWIADLLGAMLGTLLNLLTHARLQRLVTRR, encoded by the coding sequence ATGCATCCGCATGCGGTCGAAGGACGTGACCGAATTGTTCGCCCGTGTCGGCGTCGGTGCGAAGGTGGATATCTTCCGCGATCCGCTGGCCGTTCGCTTCCCGAAGCTCTTCAAACAGCAGGAGCATGCTGCTCCAGCCCCGCAGCCTGCCGCGACTCCCGCAGAAATGGCGGCGATCCCGGCGGCGGCCCGCGAACTTTGAACCGCCTGCGAGAGCCCGCGGAGTCCGGCATGCTCCGCATTGTTTTGACATGGATGCTGTGGCTGGCGCTGCTCGCGTGGGCCGCGACAATCCTGTTTATCTCATCCCTCACCCCGGAATCTCTTCCGCGCGCCGCATTCGTCACATGGGACAAGCTGAACCATCTGGCCGCCTTCGCCGCGGGCGGATGGCTCGCCGCCAGTGCCCTGCGATCCACGTGGCCGGAGCGGCCCGTCCGCGGGCTTCTTGTGTCCGCCGTGCTCTTGGTCGCCCTTTTCGGCGCCTTCGACGAAGCCCTCCAGACATTCACCCCGGGCCGGTCCGGCGGTGACATCTTTGATTGGATCGCCGATCTTCTCGGCGCCATGCTCGGCACGCTGCTGAACCTTTTGACCCATGCCCGACTCCAACGTCTCGTCACGCGTCGCTAA
- the xth gene encoding exodeoxyribonuclease III — protein sequence MKLVSWNVNGIRSILGKGLLDFWGAERPDVLCLQETKAKPEQVADVAWPRGFEPHWNSAEKPGYSGVAAFAKKKPLRATRGIGVEEHDREGRVVTLEYDTFFLVNVYTPNSQRELTRLEYRTEKWEPAFRSHLKNLEKKKPVIFCGDLNVAHTESDLANPKTNRRNAGFTDEERAQFQALIDAGFVDTFRLFTEGNGHYTWWSYMNNARPRNIGWRIDYFLVSKELVPRVKSARILPHVPGSDHCPVVLEIKD from the coding sequence ATGAAACTCGTCTCTTGGAACGTCAACGGCATCCGCTCGATTCTGGGCAAAGGGTTGCTGGATTTTTGGGGCGCCGAGCGGCCCGATGTGCTCTGCCTGCAGGAGACCAAGGCGAAGCCGGAGCAGGTTGCCGACGTGGCATGGCCGCGGGGATTCGAACCGCATTGGAACAGCGCGGAGAAGCCCGGTTATTCGGGTGTCGCCGCCTTCGCAAAAAAGAAGCCGTTGCGCGCAACCCGCGGCATCGGTGTGGAGGAACATGACCGCGAAGGGCGTGTCGTCACGCTGGAATATGACACATTTTTCCTCGTCAACGTCTATACGCCGAATTCCCAGCGCGAACTCACTCGGCTCGAATACCGCACGGAGAAGTGGGAACCCGCGTTCCGCAGCCACCTCAAGAACTTGGAAAAGAAAAAACCGGTTATTTTCTGCGGCGACCTCAATGTCGCGCACACCGAGTCGGATCTCGCCAATCCGAAGACCAACCGGCGCAATGCGGGTTTCACCGACGAGGAGCGCGCGCAATTCCAAGCCCTGATCGACGCGGGCTTTGTCGATACCTTCCGGCTCTTCACCGAAGGAAACGGCCATTACACTTGGTGGAGCTACATGAACAACGCGCGTCCGCGGAATATCGGGTGGCGCATCGATTATTTTCTCGTATCGAAGGAACTGGTGCCGCGGGTGAAATCCGCGCGCATTTTGCCCCACGTGCCCGGCTCGGACCACTGCCCGGTCGTTTTGGAAATCAAGGACTGA
- the ligA gene encoding NAD-dependent DNA ligase LigA: MPDSNVSSRVAKLRREIARHDRLYYEQAAPEITDREYDTLLRDLRDLEDAHPALRTPDSPTQRVAGKPLDGFRQVRHRAAMQSLDNTYSLEEADAFIARVEKLLPGAELRWTIEPKVDGVAISLTYRDGALELAATRGDGTTGDDVTQNIRTIRSIPLQLGGKAPEVVEIRGEVYLPKKKFAALNEEREKNGEPLFANPRNAAAGSLKLLDSSVVARRGLNAVFYGLGAVEGGSAPATQVELLHWLQESGLPIVPKFWEADSPRGIREAVASLENIRNDFAFETDGAVIKLDDFRRREQAGATSKAPRWAMAYKYEAERARTRLNDITVQVGRTGTLTPVAELEPVQIAGSRVARATLHNEEEIARKDIRIGDHVFVEKAGEVIPAVVGVDVKARTGREEKFRMPDKCPSCRSEVFRDPELTAVRCINPDCPAQIRRRLEHFAARGAMDIEGLGEAMVDQLVTTGLVSALPDIYALKSDEVSALERMGDKSTANLLSAIESSKKQPLWRLLFGLGIMHVGASLARRLAGKFRTLDNIASASVEELLGTEDVGEIVAEEIHGFFRLPHNKRLIENLRGHGLNFGEHDESAAPASQELAGETWVITGTLSRPRDEIAELIRRHGGTVSGSVSKKTSFVLAGEEAGSKLEKAKSLGVPVADEETLRARLA; the protein is encoded by the coding sequence ATGCCCGACTCCAACGTCTCGTCACGCGTCGCTAAACTGCGGCGCGAGATCGCGCGGCACGACCGCCTCTATTACGAGCAGGCTGCGCCGGAAATAACCGACCGGGAATATGACACACTTTTGCGCGATTTGCGCGATCTCGAGGACGCGCACCCCGCGCTGCGCACGCCCGACTCGCCCACCCAGCGCGTCGCCGGAAAACCGCTCGATGGCTTCCGGCAGGTGCGACATCGCGCCGCCATGCAGAGCCTGGACAACACCTACTCGCTGGAAGAGGCGGATGCGTTCATCGCACGCGTGGAAAAGCTCCTGCCGGGAGCGGAGCTGCGCTGGACCATCGAGCCGAAGGTGGATGGTGTCGCCATCTCTCTGACCTACCGCGACGGGGCCCTCGAACTGGCGGCGACCCGCGGCGACGGCACCACGGGCGATGACGTCACGCAGAACATCCGCACCATCCGTTCGATTCCGCTGCAACTCGGGGGCAAGGCTCCCGAAGTCGTCGAAATCCGCGGGGAAGTTTACCTGCCGAAGAAAAAATTCGCCGCGCTCAACGAGGAGCGTGAGAAAAACGGCGAGCCGCTGTTTGCCAACCCGCGCAACGCGGCAGCCGGATCCCTCAAACTTCTCGATTCCTCGGTCGTCGCAAGGCGCGGACTCAACGCGGTGTTCTACGGACTCGGGGCCGTCGAAGGCGGATCGGCACCTGCCACGCAGGTGGAATTGCTCCATTGGCTGCAAGAATCCGGATTGCCCATCGTGCCGAAATTCTGGGAAGCCGACAGCCCGCGAGGAATCCGTGAAGCCGTTGCCTCGCTCGAAAACATCCGCAACGACTTCGCCTTCGAGACCGACGGTGCGGTGATCAAGCTCGATGACTTCCGGCGACGCGAACAGGCCGGTGCGACTTCCAAAGCGCCGCGCTGGGCGATGGCCTACAAATACGAGGCTGAACGCGCACGCACGCGGCTCAACGACATCACCGTGCAGGTCGGACGCACCGGAACGCTCACCCCCGTGGCCGAACTTGAGCCCGTGCAGATCGCCGGAAGCCGCGTGGCCCGCGCCACGCTGCACAACGAGGAGGAAATCGCCCGCAAAGACATCCGTATCGGCGACCACGTGTTTGTCGAAAAAGCCGGCGAGGTGATCCCCGCTGTCGTCGGCGTCGATGTGAAGGCACGCACCGGACGCGAAGAGAAATTCCGCATGCCCGACAAATGCCCGTCGTGCCGCAGCGAAGTTTTCCGCGATCCCGAACTCACGGCCGTGCGCTGTATCAACCCGGATTGCCCCGCGCAAATCCGCCGCCGGCTCGAGCACTTCGCCGCGCGCGGTGCGATGGATATCGAGGGGCTGGGCGAAGCCATGGTCGATCAACTCGTCACCACGGGATTGGTCAGCGCCCTGCCCGACATTTACGCGCTGAAGTCCGATGAAGTCTCCGCCCTCGAGCGCATGGGCGACAAAAGCACTGCCAATCTGCTCTCCGCAATCGAAAGCAGCAAAAAGCAGCCGCTGTGGCGTCTGCTCTTCGGTCTCGGCATCATGCATGTGGGGGCATCCCTCGCCCGCAGGCTCGCCGGCAAATTCCGCACGCTGGACAACATCGCCTCCGCATCGGTGGAGGAACTCCTCGGCACGGAGGATGTCGGCGAAATCGTGGCCGAAGAAATCCACGGCTTTTTCCGGTTGCCGCACAACAAGAGGCTGATCGAGAACCTGCGCGGACACGGGCTCAACTTCGGCGAACATGACGAGAGCGCCGCACCTGCATCGCAGGAACTCGCCGGCGAAACATGGGTGATCACCGGCACGTTGAGCCGCCCCCGCGACGAAATCGCCGAACTCATCCGCCGCCACGGCGGAACGGTCAGCGGCAGCGTGAGCAAAAAAACATCGTTCGTCCTCGCCGGAGAAGAAGCCGGCAGCAAACTCGAGAAGGCCAAGTCCCTGGGTGTTCCCGTGGCCGATGAGGAAACTTTGCGCGCACGTCTGGCATGA